atccttgacaattaagtccagttccACAGTTTTCCCACATCTGATTTCCTCAAAAGCAAGAAAATGTATGTATTTGTGGCTACAGAGCTACCTTGGTTTCTGTATAGACACTATGAGTTCTGAATTTGAATATCTATCTAGGAAATCACTCACTGGGGACAGGGGAGAATTCAATTTAGTTCATATTTAAAGCTAAATCTATCAAATTAACATGTGGCTATTCTCCCCAATATTCTCcccaattttattttgttctagcaAAGTGTTCTGATGGATTGTCTTCACTGACACATAAAGGAAATAAGCCAAGATGCCACTGAAATTTGGAACTCACTTTCTGCTTTATTTTTGCCCCACATTGGGTGGacgattcttgcattgcagggggttggactagatgacccccatggtcccAACTAGaatcaattctatgatttcttagGAGTTTGCAACTCAcaatttccatgcagaaggttagCTAGTGCCAAGTGTCTTAATTTACAGAGGTCCATCACCTATCTATTTGAAGGACACTCTGGTTCAAGACTTAAGAATAAATGACTGTAAGAAGGGAGGACAGGAACTTTCAAGTTGTCCATGAGCACTTAGCTTCCAGAAAGCAGACTGTGCAGAGATACTGGCCACCTGTTGATTCTTTCTCCATTCCTTTCAAAATTACATAGAAATTAGATCATGCAGTTTTAATGGAAATTTAGCTCCCCTTCTGTTCTCTTCTCTAATGCTGCTTCACTGGCAACCTTAATAGACACCAGTAAAAGAACGCAAAAGCAGCAATGCTACCCTGATTTGGATGCACCTATGCAAAATGCCCTTTGTGCAGCCCTTTCTTAAAGTGGATATTATTTTCCCCGCCGACCTGCATCATTTCTCATCATTGGTTatgctggtggggggaggggggagctgataagaattagagtccaacaacatctgaacagCAGACAATGGCTGCTTTGAATTTAGAGCATTGTAAATATCAtagcagtctctccccccccccccggccaaaatGTACACCTTGCACTGTTTAGATGATTGTGTTCACTACTGTGATATACCTAAAATGTGATTGGCTGAATTACATATCCTAAGCATGATTATGAAGTGTAATATAATTCAATAGAGCTTACACCCTAATAAGTGTGTACAGCAATGCAACCATAATTAAAGATACACTCAAACGTACTTTCATATCTTTGAGCATATGCTGAATCAAAACAACTCATGAATCAAATAGTTCAGCCTAAatatttcttaatttttattgcaaaaaaaattagATGAAGTTAGATGTCAACTCAGAAGAGGAAAATCAAACAGCTCCTGTGGCATTCATCCTCTTGGACTTTAATAGTGAAGACTTACGGACATTGTTTTCCATACTTTTTCTTCCTATCTACCTTGTGACCATGGCTGGAAACATTCTCATTATTGTTCTAGTAGTCCTCAATCAGCATCTTCACacacccatgtatttcttcctgggAAACCTTTCATGCTTGGAGACTTGCTACAGCTCAACCATCATGCCAAGGATGCTGGTCAGTTTTCTGACTGGGGACAGAACCATTTCAATTAACGGATGCTTTGCCCAGCTGTATTTCTTTGGTTATCTCGCAACTACAGAATGTTATTTTCTAGCCGTGATGTCTTACGATCGCTATTTAGCAATTTGCAAACCATTGCATTACGCATTGCTGATGAATAGCAGAATTTGCATCACGCTAATCACTGCATCATGGATCGGTGGATCACTCATTATCAGTCTTATAATATTTTTGGTATCCCAACTAAC
The window above is part of the Zootoca vivipara chromosome 13, rZooViv1.1, whole genome shotgun sequence genome. Proteins encoded here:
- the LOC118077939 gene encoding olfactory receptor 5P4-like, which encodes MKLDVNSEEENQTAPVAFILLDFNSEDLRTLFSILFLPIYLVTMAGNILIIVLVVLNQHLHTPMYFFLGNLSCLETCYSSTIMPRMLVSFLTGDRTISINGCFAQLYFFGYLATTECYFLAVMSYDRYLAICKPLHYALLMNSRICITLITASWIGGSLIISLIIFLVSQLTFCGPNEINHFFCDLIPMIRLSCDDTYFVEIASFIVSCIGILPTFLITLTSYVFIINSILRIASTTGKQKAFSTCSSHLTVVACFYGSLMIVYVLPNMNSLSDLKKVFSLFYTLLTPLVNPLVYSLRNKEVKEAIKKTLFKMFNRIY